The Pseudomonas sp. IB20 region TGCCGGTCAGCCAGAGTTTTTCGGTGGTCTTGTAGCCTTCGGCTTTCAAGTTATGGGTGAGCTGGTACTGGCCATGCAGGCAGTCCAGTTCAACGAAATTGAGTTTGGCGTCGTAGTACTTTTCAAAGGTCTGCCAGTCGCCACGGTCGGCCAACCAGCGCAACCAGCGCAGTTTCATCCAGTTAGCCTGGGGCAGGTCGCCGTTTTTGGCGAGGAACTGTTCGATTTCCTCGTTGCTTGCGGTTTTCAGGCGCGCGGTCAGCTCGTCGTAGGCCAGGTACGGCGTGAGCGGGTAGTCGGCCAACGCCTGGCTGTATTGCATGTACGGGCCGCTGTCGCCTTTGGCGAGGGCGCGTTTGGCTTCATCGTAATATTGACGTTGGGTGGTGAGGTCCACGGCCTGGGCGGATTGAACGGCGGTGGCGGAAAGAAGCAGACAAGATAAAAAGTTGAAAAGGCGACTGCGCATGAGACGTCCGTGCAGAGAAATCACGACTAGCACCGGCACTGCCGACACTGATTACCCCTAGCTTAGCCTTTTGCCAGCGGCCGGCGAAAGCTTTGCCGGCCGGCTGGCTGAAGTTCAGCGTAAATGTCCTACAGAACGTGTCGATAGCGAAAATGCCGGCCGCATCCAACCCTCAAGTCAGGTAGAATGCGCGCCCAGTTTTTGGAGAAGCGTATGACCCTGCTCAAATTCAGCGATGTGTCCCTTGCTTTCGGCGCTATGCCGTTGTTGGACAAGGTGTCCTGGCAGATCGCCCGTGGTGAGCGGGTGTGCATCATCGGCCGCAACGGCACCGGCAAGTCCAGCATGATGAAGCTGGTTAAGGGCGACCAGAAGCCCGATGACGGCTCTGTTTGGCGCGCCCCGGGCCTGAAGATCGGCGAATTGCCGCAAGAATTGCCGGTGGCCGACGGACGGACAGTGTTCGACGTGGTTGCCGAAGGCCTCGACGGCGTCGGTGAGTTGCTCGCGCAATACCATCACCTGGCGCAGAACTGCGTCACCGAAGAAGACCTGGACAAGCTGATGCACGTCCAGCAAGACCTCGAAGCCCGTGATGGCTGGCGCTTGCAGCAACTGGTCGACAGCACCCTTAGCCGCCTGCAACTGCCGGCCGACAAGACCCTCGCCGAGTTGTCCGGTGGCTGGCGTCGTCGCGTGCTGCTGGCCCAGGCCCTGGTGTCCGAGCCGGACCTGCTGCTGCTCGACGAACCAACCAACCACCTGGACATCGGCGCAATCGCCTGGCTGGAAGAAGCCATCAAGGACTTCCAGGGCGCTGTGCTGTTTATCACGCACGACCGTGCCTTCCTGCAGAGCCTGGCAACGCGCATCCTTGAACTGGACCGTGGCGGCCTGATCGACTGGAACGGCGACTACGCCAGTTTCCTGGTGCACAAGGAAGCCGCACTGTCCGCTGAAGAAACCGCCAACGCGTTGTTCGACAAAAAGCTGGCTCAGGAAGAAGTCTGGATCCGCCAGGGCATCAAGGCCCGTCGCACCCGTAACGAAGGTCGCGTACGTGCCCTCAAGGCTCTGCGCAATGAGCGTAGCGAGCGTCGCGAACGCACTGGCAAGGCCAATATTCAGCTCGACACCGCCGACAAGTCGGGCAAGCAGGTTATGGTGCTGGAGAACGTCAGCTTCCATCACCCGGATGGCCCGTTCCTGATCAAGGACTTCTCCATGGTCCTGCAGCGCGGCGACCGTATCGGCCTGCTGGGCGCCAACGGTACCGGCAAGACCACCTTGCTCAAACTGATGCTCAATGGCCTGCAACCGACCAGCGGCACGGTAGAGGAAGGCACCAAGATCGACGTGGCCTACTTCGACCAGTTGCGCCACCAGTTGGACCTGGAAAAAACCGTGATCGACAACGTCGCCGAAGGCCGCGACTTTATCGATATCGACGGCCAGAGCCGCCACGTGCTGAGCTACCTGGGCGACTTCCTGTTCAGCCCACAGCGTGCACGTACGCCGGTGAAAGCCTTGTCCGGTGGTGAGCGTGCGCGCCTGCTGCTGGCCAAACTGTTCAGCAAACCGGCCAACCTGCTGGTACTCGACGAACCGACTAACGACCTCGACGTGGAAACCCTCGAGCTGCTGGAAGAGGTCTTGCTGACCTTCAACGGCACTGTGCTGATGGTCAGCCACGACCGGGCATTCCTCGACAACGTGGTCACCAGCACCCTGGTCTTCGAAGGTGAAGGCAAAGTGCGTGAATACGTCGGTGGTTATCAGGACTGGCTGCGTCAGGGCGGCTCGCCGCGCCTGCTGGGCGTGACCGAGAGCAAGTCCGGCAAAGCCGACTTGACCTCGGCAGTGGTGGCGGTTGCCGCTGCTGAACCGGCCCAGGAAGCTGCGCCGGCGGCCAAGAAGAAGCTCAGCTACAAGCTGCAACGCGAGCTGGAAGCCTTGCCGGGTGATATCGACGCCAAGGAACAGCAGATCGCCGCAGTAGAGGCGGACATGGCTGACGCGGGTTTTTACCTGCGCCCGGCGGCGGAAACCGCCAAGGTCATTGCTTCCCTGGAGACGTTGAACCAGGAGCTGGAAGTGTTGGTTGAGCGTTGGGCTGAGCTGGATGCCTGAGTGATTCAAGCGCATTAAAAAAACCGGCGCTCATTTATATGAGCGCCGGTTTTTTTGTATGAAATACAGTAATGTGGGAGCTGGCTTGTGTGGGAGTCGGGCTTGCCCGCGATGCATGCACCTTGGTGTTTCAGTCACACCGTGGTGATGCCATCGCAGCGGTGCGCCGACTCGACAAGCCAGCTCCCACATGGTTTAACCGGCTTTCAATACGTCTAGCGCTTTTTACCAGCTTCACCGCCAGCACATCACACGGCGCGCCGTGCAACACATCATTGGCGGTCGAGCCCAGCAGCAATGCCAAGCCATGGCGGCCATGGCTGCCGACCACGATCAGGTCGCAGCCCTGTTCCTTGGCCAGGTGGTGGATTTCCTGGCGCGGCTGGCCGTAGGTGAGGTGCGAGTTCTCCTTGGTCACTTCCGGGTATTTGAGGATCAACCGCTCCAGGCGTTCTTTGGCCTGGTCAAACTGTTGTTGCTGCAACTGGGACAGATCCATGGGCACGTCGCCTCCAAAGGCCATGGCCATCGGCTCGACGATGTGCACCAGCGACAGTTTGGCGTCGCTGGCGACCGCGAAGGCGCGGGCGCGCTTGATGACTGGATCGCACTCTTCGGTCAGGTCTACGGCGACCAGAATATGTTCGTATGACATGGGGCGTTCCTCCAGGGGACTGCAATAAGTTCAGTATGGCTGCTTTCAAGCGGATGGGGTTGCGTCAAATCAAATCCGCTCATTTAGAAATTCGGGAGTACAGATATGACGGTCTGGATAGTGGTGTCAATCCTTCTAGTGGTTCTGAGCCCTCTGGCATGGCTGCGCCCCTCACGCCATCAGAGTGGACGCATGGCCCTGCGGATGGAGGCGCGCCGCATCGGCCTGGCCATGCAGTTGGCGCCCCAGGAGTGGCCGCACTGGCTCAAGCAGGAGCCGCCGAGCCCGTGCGCGCAGTACTGCCGCCCACGGCGCGGGCGTACGCCGGCCATCTGGAGTTATTGGCAGTTGGAGCCGGGTGTGTGGGTCAATCAGTGGCGTGAGGTGTGCGTCGATGAACTGTTGTTGGCGCATTTTGCGACGCTGCCGGACAATGTCTACAAGGTCGAGGCCGACAAGCAGATGATCGCCTTGTGCTGGGGCGAGAAGGGCGAGGCGAGTGTGTTGAAGGACATTGATACGTTGCTCAAGGCCCTGGCTTGATGTCTGTCAGATAAAAGCCAGGCAATAAAAAGCCCGACATCATCATCGGGCTGGAGTTGGCCAGGCAGGCCGGAAATCTGTGATTCACGCGTCGGATGTTCATCCAGGCGCATTAAGCTTGTCGCTAGCCTAGCGGCATATCCCGTTGTGTACAGCCTTTTCCCACAAATTTCAGACTATTGATTTCGTGAATATTTGAATATTGACGAGGCGCGGGCTTAGGGTGGGGGTTCTGAACTGACTGGAAAGTCGCGTTTTCCCTAGCCTTTCGAGCGATTGACAATTGCCCGGAATTGGATGAAGGTGGCGTACCCAAATCAAACGGGCGTATGAATTGAGCGTTTGTCTGTCAGACCGCTCATACAGAACCCCGACTAGCGCATTGGCGGGTGTGCCTGGCGAATGGGTGTGAGCATTGACGCAACTATCAATGTTCAACCATAGGCCAGCGTCCAGTGAGTACTGTTCAGCTTCCATATCGTGGAGATCAGTTGATGATTTACGAAGGTAAAGCCATCACGGTTAAGGCTCTTGAAAGTGGCATCGTCGAATTGAAATTCGACCTCAAGGGTGAGTCCGTCAACAAGTTCAACCGTCTAACCCTGAACGAACTGCGTCAGGCCGTAGACACCATCAAAGCAGATGCTTCGGTCAAGGGCGTGATCGTCTCCAGCGGCAAGGACGTGTTTATCGTCGGCGCTGACATCACCGAATTCGTCGACAACTTCAAGCTGCCCGATGCCGAGCTGGTGGCTGGCAACCTCGAAGCCAACAAGATCTTCAGCGATTTCGAAGACCTCAACGTGCCGACCGTTGCCGCAATCAATGGCATCGCGTTGGGCGGCGGCCTGGAAATGTGCCTGGCGGCAGACTTTCGCGTCATGTCGGCGACCGCCAAAATCGGCTTGCCTGAAGTCAAACTGGGCATCTACCCAGGTTTCGGCGGCACCGTACGCCTGCCGCGCATCATCGGTGCCGACAACGCCATCGAGTGGATTGCCGCGGGTAAGGAAAACCGTGCAGAAGACGCGCTGAAAGTCGGCGCCGTCGATGCTGTGGTTGCCCCGGACAAACTGGCCGAAGCGGCACTGAACCTGATCAAGGGCGCCATCAGCGGCGAATTTGACTACAAGGCCAAGCGTCAGCCGAAGCTGGAAAAGCTCAAGCTCAACGCCATCGAACAAATGATGTCGTTCGAAACCGCCAAAGGTTTCGTGGCGGGCCAAGCCGGCCCGAACTACCCTGCGCCGGTTGAAGCGATCAAGACCATCCAGAAAGCCGCGAACTTCGGTCGCGACAAAGCCTTGGAAGTGGAAGCTGCAGGCTTCGTCAAACTGGCGAAAACCTCGGCTGCCCAGAGCCTGATCGGCCTGTTCCTGAACGATCAGGAACTGAAGAAAAAGGCCAAGGCCTACGACGAAATCGCCAAAGACGTGAAACAGGCTGCCGTACTCGGCGCCGGTATCATGGGTGGCGGTATCGCCTATCAGTCGGCGTCCAAAGGCACGCCGATCCTGATGAAAGACATCAACGAGCACGGCATCGAGCAAGGCCTGGCAGAAGCCGCCAAGCTGCTGGTGGGCCGCGTTGATAAAGGCCGCATGACCGCTGCGAAAATGGCTGAAGTGCTTAATGGCATTCGTCCTACGCTGTCCTACGGCGATTTCGGCCACGTCGACCTGGTGGTCGAAGCGGTTGTCGAGAACCCGAAGGTCAAGCAAGCCGTACTGGCTGAAGTGGAAGCCCAGGTTAAGGAAGACACTATCCTGGCCTCGAACACCTCGACCATTTCCATCAGCTTGCTGGCCAAAGCCCTCAAGCGTCCGGAAAACTTCGTCGGCATGCACTTCTTCAACCCGGTGCACATGATGCCGCTGGTGGAAGTGATCCGTGGCGAGAAGTCCAGCGAGCTGGCAGTTGCCACCACCGTTGCCTACGCCAAGAAAATGGGCAAGAACCCGATTGTGGTCAACGACTGCCCGGGCTTTTTGGTCAACCGCGTGCTGTTCCCCTACTTCGGCGGTTTCGCCAAGTTGGTCAGCGCCGGTGTGGACTTCGTGCGTATCGACAAAGTCATGGAAAAATTCGGCTGGCCAATGGGCCCGGCGTACCTGATGGACGTGGTCGGCATCGACACCGGCCACCACGGTCGTGACGTCATGGCTGAAGGCTTCCCGGATCGCATGAAAGACGACCGCCGTTCGGCGATCGACGCGCTCTACGAGGCCAAGCGCCTGGGCCAGAAGAACGGCAAGGGCTTCTACGCCTACGAGGCTGACAAGAAGGGCAAGCAGAAGAAAGTGGCCGACCCGTCGGTTCACGAAGTACTCGCGCCGGTCATCTACGAACAGCGTGAGGTGTCCGATGAGGACATCATCAACTGGATGATGATCGCCCTGTGCCTGGAAACCGTGCGTTGCCTGGAAGACGGCATCGTTGAAACCGCCGCCGAAGCCGATATGGGCCTGGTGTACGGTATTGGTTTCCCTCCATTCCGTGGTGGTGCGCTGCGTTACATCGACTCGATCGGTGTGGCCGAGTTCGTTGCCCTGGCTGACAAATACGCTGATTTGGGCCCGCTGTACCACCCGACCGCGAAGCTGCGTGAAATGGCCAAGAATGGCCAGAGCTTCTTCGGTTAAGCGCCCAGACGAATAGAGCGAGAATATTTATGAGCTTGAATCCAAGAGACGTGGTGATTGTCGACTTCGGTCGCACACCGATGGGCCGCTCCAAGGGCGGCATGCACCGCAACACCCGTGCCGAAGACATGTCGGCGCACCTGATCAGCAAATTGCTGGAACGCAACGTCAAGGTCGACCCGAACGAAGTCGAAGACGTGATCTGGGGCTGCGTCAACCAGACCCTGGAACAGGGCTGGAACATCGCGCGCATGGCGTCGTTGATGACCCAGATCCCGCACACAGCCGCTGGCCAGACTGTCAGCCGCCTGTGCGGCTCGTCGATGAGCGCGCTGCACACCGCAGCGCAAGCGATCATGACCGGTAACGGCGATGTGTTCGTGGTCGGCGGCGTGGAGCACATGGGCCACGTCAGCATGATGCACGGCGTTGACCCTAACCCGCACATGTCGCTGTACGCGGCAAAAGCCTCGGGCATGATGGGCCTCACCGCAGAAATGCTCGGCAAAATGCACGGCATTACCCGTGAAGCCCAGGACGCATTCGGTGTGCGTTCCCACCAGCTCGCCCACAAGGCGACTGTGGAAGGCAAGTTCAAGGATGAAATCATCCCGATGAACGGCTACGACGAGAACGGTTTCCTGAAACTGTTCGACTACGACGAAACCATTCGTCCGGACACCACCCTGGAAAGCCTGGCGGCCCTCAAACCTGCCTTCAATCCAAAGGGCGGTACCGTGACTGCCGGTACTTCGTCGCAAATCACTGACGGTGCTTCGTGCATGATCGTGATGTCGGCGCAGCGTGCCCAGGACCTGGGTATCCAGCCGCTGGCGGTGATCCGTTCGATGGCAGTGGCGGGTGTGGACCCGGCGATCATGGGCTATGGTCCAGTACCGGCCACACAAAAAGCCTTGAAGCGCGCGGGCCTGACCATCTCCGATATCGACTTCTTCGAGCTCAACGAAGCTTTCGCCGCACAGGCCTTGCCAGTGCTGAAAGATTTGAAAGTACTCGACAAGATGAACGAGAAGGTTAACCTGCACGGCGGTGCGATTGCCTTGGGCCACCCATTCGGTTGCTCCGGTGCGCGTATTTCCGGCACTTTGCTTAACGTGATGAAGCAAAATGGCGGCAACCTTGGGGTTGCAACCATGTGCATTGGTCTCGGCCAAGGCATTTCCACCGTCTTCGAACGCGTCTAAGCGTTAGGTTGACGGAAGCCGGGGCCCAGTGCCCCGGTTTTTGTTTTTTGGAATTTTTAATATTTTTTTTAATAAATTTTGTAAGAGGGCCAGAGCATGAAAGTCGAACCAGGGCTCTACCAACATTATAAGGGGCCGCAGTACCGCGTTTTTAACGTGGCACGGCACTCCGAGACCGAAGAAGAAGTGGTGTTTTACCAAGCACTGTATGGCGATTACGGCTTTTGGGTACGCCCGTTGAGCATGTTCCTGGAGACCGTCGAAGTTGACGGCGAGCAGGTCCCGCGCTTTGCTTTGGTCCAGGCCGAACCCAGTCTTTTTTCAGGGCAATAACGGCAGGCCGCGCAGAATGCTGCGCTTGACCTCACCTTGTTGCCACTATATATAGCGTTGCCGCGACAGGCGCCAACTGCCTTTCACTTCTCGAATTCAGGAATTTTCCGATCCATGGGCAAATCGCTGGTCATTGTGGAATCCCCGGCTAAGGCCAAGACCATCAACAAGTACTTGGGTAACGAGTACGTGGTGAAGTCGAGTATCGGCCATATCCGAGACCTGCCCACCAGCGGTTCGGCTAGCGCCAGCAAGGAGCCTGCCGCCAAGCGCGGCAAGGCCGCCGCGGGCGAAGGTCCGGTGCTCACCCCTAAAGAGAAAGCGCGTAAGCAGCTGGTCTCGCGCATGGGTGTGGACCCGGAACATGGCTGGAAGGCCAAGTACGAGATCCTTCCTGGCAAGGAAAAGGTCATTGAAGAGCTGCGCCGGCTCGCCAAGGATGCTGACACCATCTATCTCGCGACGGACTTGGACCGCGAAGGGGAAGCCATTGCCTGGCACCTGCGGGAAGCCATCGGCGGTGATGACAGCCGCTACAAGCGTGTGGTGTTCAACGAAATTACCAAGAAAGCCATCCAGGAAGCCTTCTCCAAGCCCGGCGAACTGGACATCGACCGCGTCAACGCCCAACAGGCACGGCGTTTCCTCGACCGCGTCGTGGGCTACATGGTTTCGCCGCTGCTGTGGGCGAAAATCGCCCGTGGCCTGTCCGCCGGCCGTGTGCAATCGGTTGCGGTAAAGCTGGTGGTGGAGCGTGAGCGCGAGATTCGTGCGTTCAACCCCGAAGAGTATTGGGAAGTCCACGCTGACCTCGGCACTGCCAAGGGCGCCAACGTGCGCTTTGACGTGGCCCGTGAGAAAGGCGAGGCTTTCAAGCCGCTGAACGAAGCCCAGGCCATGGCCGCGCTGGAAAAGCTCAAGGCTTCCAGCTACAGCATCGTCAAGCGTGAAGACAAACCGACCAGCAGCAAGCCGTCGGCACCGTTCATCACCTCCACCCTGCAACAGGCCGCGAGTAACCGCCTGGGCTTCGGTGTGAAGAAAACCATGATGATGGCCCAGCGTTTGTACGAAGCCGGCTACATCACTTATATGCGTACTGACTCCACCAACCTGTCGCAAGACGCGGTGGCGATGGCGCGTACCTATATTGAAACCGAGTTCGGCAAGAAGTACCTGCCGGAGAAGCCAAACGTCTACAGCAGCAAAGAAGGCGCACAGGAGGCTCACGAAGCGATTCGTCCTTCCGACGCCAACACTGAGCCAAGCAAGCTGACGGGCATGGAGCGCGACGCTGAGCGCCTCTACGAGCTGATCTGGCGCCAGTTCCTGGCCTGCCAGATGCTGCCGGCGCAATACCTGTCCACCACCGTCAGTGTGGGCGCAGGCGACTTCGAGCTGCGTGCCAAGGGCCGTATCCTCAAGTTCGACGGCTACACCCGTGTGATGCCGCAAA contains the following coding sequences:
- a CDS encoding ATP-binding cassette domain-containing protein, whose product is MTLLKFSDVSLAFGAMPLLDKVSWQIARGERVCIIGRNGTGKSSMMKLVKGDQKPDDGSVWRAPGLKIGELPQELPVADGRTVFDVVAEGLDGVGELLAQYHHLAQNCVTEEDLDKLMHVQQDLEARDGWRLQQLVDSTLSRLQLPADKTLAELSGGWRRRVLLAQALVSEPDLLLLDEPTNHLDIGAIAWLEEAIKDFQGAVLFITHDRAFLQSLATRILELDRGGLIDWNGDYASFLVHKEAALSAEETANALFDKKLAQEEVWIRQGIKARRTRNEGRVRALKALRNERSERRERTGKANIQLDTADKSGKQVMVLENVSFHHPDGPFLIKDFSMVLQRGDRIGLLGANGTGKTTLLKLMLNGLQPTSGTVEEGTKIDVAYFDQLRHQLDLEKTVIDNVAEGRDFIDIDGQSRHVLSYLGDFLFSPQRARTPVKALSGGERARLLLAKLFSKPANLLVLDEPTNDLDVETLELLEEVLLTFNGTVLMVSHDRAFLDNVVTSTLVFEGEGKVREYVGGYQDWLRQGGSPRLLGVTESKSGKADLTSAVVAVAAAEPAQEAAPAAKKKLSYKLQRELEALPGDIDAKEQQIAAVEADMADAGFYLRPAAETAKVIASLETLNQELEVLVERWAELDA
- the fadB gene encoding fatty acid oxidation complex subunit alpha FadB, with the protein product MIYEGKAITVKALESGIVELKFDLKGESVNKFNRLTLNELRQAVDTIKADASVKGVIVSSGKDVFIVGADITEFVDNFKLPDAELVAGNLEANKIFSDFEDLNVPTVAAINGIALGGGLEMCLAADFRVMSATAKIGLPEVKLGIYPGFGGTVRLPRIIGADNAIEWIAAGKENRAEDALKVGAVDAVVAPDKLAEAALNLIKGAISGEFDYKAKRQPKLEKLKLNAIEQMMSFETAKGFVAGQAGPNYPAPVEAIKTIQKAANFGRDKALEVEAAGFVKLAKTSAAQSLIGLFLNDQELKKKAKAYDEIAKDVKQAAVLGAGIMGGGIAYQSASKGTPILMKDINEHGIEQGLAEAAKLLVGRVDKGRMTAAKMAEVLNGIRPTLSYGDFGHVDLVVEAVVENPKVKQAVLAEVEAQVKEDTILASNTSTISISLLAKALKRPENFVGMHFFNPVHMMPLVEVIRGEKSSELAVATTVAYAKKMGKNPIVVNDCPGFLVNRVLFPYFGGFAKLVSAGVDFVRIDKVMEKFGWPMGPAYLMDVVGIDTGHHGRDVMAEGFPDRMKDDRRSAIDALYEAKRLGQKNGKGFYAYEADKKGKQKKVADPSVHEVLAPVIYEQREVSDEDIINWMMIALCLETVRCLEDGIVETAAEADMGLVYGIGFPPFRGGALRYIDSIGVAEFVALADKYADLGPLYHPTAKLREMAKNGQSFFG
- the fadA gene encoding acetyl-CoA C-acyltransferase FadA, which produces MSLNPRDVVIVDFGRTPMGRSKGGMHRNTRAEDMSAHLISKLLERNVKVDPNEVEDVIWGCVNQTLEQGWNIARMASLMTQIPHTAAGQTVSRLCGSSMSALHTAAQAIMTGNGDVFVVGGVEHMGHVSMMHGVDPNPHMSLYAAKASGMMGLTAEMLGKMHGITREAQDAFGVRSHQLAHKATVEGKFKDEIIPMNGYDENGFLKLFDYDETIRPDTTLESLAALKPAFNPKGGTVTAGTSSQITDGASCMIVMSAQRAQDLGIQPLAVIRSMAVAGVDPAIMGYGPVPATQKALKRAGLTISDIDFFELNEAFAAQALPVLKDLKVLDKMNEKVNLHGGAIALGHPFGCSGARISGTLLNVMKQNGGNLGVATMCIGLGQGISTVFERV
- a CDS encoding DUF1653 domain-containing protein, giving the protein MKVEPGLYQHYKGPQYRVFNVARHSETEEEVVFYQALYGDYGFWVRPLSMFLETVEVDGEQVPRFALVQAEPSLFSGQ
- the topA gene encoding type I DNA topoisomerase gives rise to the protein MGKSLVIVESPAKAKTINKYLGNEYVVKSSIGHIRDLPTSGSASASKEPAAKRGKAAAGEGPVLTPKEKARKQLVSRMGVDPEHGWKAKYEILPGKEKVIEELRRLAKDADTIYLATDLDREGEAIAWHLREAIGGDDSRYKRVVFNEITKKAIQEAFSKPGELDIDRVNAQQARRFLDRVVGYMVSPLLWAKIARGLSAGRVQSVAVKLVVEREREIRAFNPEEYWEVHADLGTAKGANVRFDVAREKGEAFKPLNEAQAMAALEKLKASSYSIVKREDKPTSSKPSAPFITSTLQQAASNRLGFGVKKTMMMAQRLYEAGYITYMRTDSTNLSQDAVAMARTYIETEFGKKYLPEKPNVYSSKEGAQEAHEAIRPSDANTEPSKLTGMERDAERLYELIWRQFLACQMLPAQYLSTTVSVGAGDFELRAKGRILKFDGYTRVMPQIAKPGDDDVLPDMAQGDTLKLIKLDPSQHFTKPPARYSEASLVKEMEKRGIGRPSTYAAIISTIQDRGYVALHNRRFYSEKMGDIVTERLSESFSNLMDYGFTAGMEENLDDVAQGERDWKNVLDEFYGDFKKKLEVAESPESGMRANQPVMTDIPCLTCGRPMQIRTASTGVFLGCSGYSLPPKERCKATVNLVPGDEIAADDEGESESLVLRGKHRCPICSTAMDAYLLDEKHKLHICGNNPDCDGYEIEEGSYRIKGYEGPSLECDKCGSEMQLKTGRFGKFFGCTNPTCKNTRKLLKSGDAAPPKMDPVKMPELKCEKVNDTYILRDGASGLFLAASQFPKNRETRAPLVMEIVPHKDEIDPKYHFLCEAPKKDPDGRPSVIRYSRKTKEQYVQTEVDGKPTGWKAFYDGGKWKVEDKRQGA